The region CGAGCCGTTCACACTCAAGGTTTCCATCACCCTCGTCGCCAACGACGACTTCCTGACCAACGGCATGTTCCCGCTGGTCGCCAACGATTTCACCCTGGAGAGAATCCCATGAGACGGATCGCTTCGCTCGTTCTTTACATCGCCCTCGCCGCCGCCGCCTTCGCCCAGGACAGCGGGGGCCGGTTTCTCCGGGTCTTCCCGCTCGACGAGCGGGCCCCCTACCAGATTCCCGTCGCGGTGCGGGAGGGGGTGACGACGCTGCTGTTCCCGGTCCCGCCGCAGAACTACGCGGCGGCGCGGATCGCGTTCGTCGAGGCGGGGCAGCAGGTACCCGACTTCTCGTCCGACGAGCGGATCGACTTCGTCCTCATCACCCACCGGGGGGCGTCGTACTGCACGGTGCGGGCGCTGCGGTCGAACGCCCGGGACACCCTCTCGGTCTTCCTCGATGGAAAGGTCTACCAGCTCTTTCTCCGGGCCGATGACGCCCATCCCCTCTACACGGTCCAGTTCATCGCCGGGACGACGGCGTCCCAGCGCCGGGCGGAACCGGTCTCCCCCGACCGGCTGGTCGATTGTCTGACGAAGGCGAAGGCCTACCCGGTCCTGGCGAAATATTATCCGGAACGGCTCGACGACGTGACCCGGGTCCGCCCGGCCCGGGTGATCAGCTACAGCGACTTCCGCGTCCTCCTCGACGAGGTGTTCCGGTTCGACGCCGAGGACACGCTGGTCTTCCGCATCCTCCTCGAGAACCAGACCGGCCGGGAGATCTACTACAAGCCGCAGCAGCTCTCGGTCCGCGTCGCCGACAAATTGTACAACGCCTCCATCGTGGACGCGGCCGGGGTGATGCCACCCCGGTCGGTCGTTCCCGCCTACTTTGCCATCACCGGATCGCCAGACGGAGGGCGGGCCGAGCTGGACCCGGCCCGGAACGACTTCACCGTCCTGGTCCCCCGGGTCTTCCCGCCGGAGCCCACTCCCCTCCCCGTCCCGGCGGAGCCGACGATCGACACCCAGGCGCCGCCGTTGGCGCCCGCCCCGGCCCAGGCGGTCTCCCCGCAATCTCCGTCGCAGAGCGGCGTGTTCCGCCCCGCCCGCACCAAATGAACGTCCACCGCCTCGAATTCCTCTGGAAGGGCCAGTTCGGCCGGTTCGTCCTGGCGGGGATCGCCTTCGGGCTGGTCCTGGGGGGCGTCCTCTACTGGAAAGCCCGCCATCCCCGGACCGACACAGTGAAGAACGGTCCCGCCCAGAATGCCCAGGCGTCGCAATCGACCGTGACGACCCTGGACAACGGCATCCCGGTCTTCCATGCCCCGGCCCCGCGCCGGGCGGCGGCGACCACCCAGCCGCACCGCTCGGGGAATCTTCCCACGTCGTTCCTGGCCTTCCCGATCTCGGACCGGCCGCAGCTGGGAGCGGCCTACGCTGCCTACGGGCGCCTGATCCGCTGCAAGCTGGTCATCACGGTCGATTCCAATCGGATCCAGACGCCGATCCTGGGGACGGTCCTCGAGGACGTCTACTCGGTGACGCACCAGCTGGTCGTCCCCGCCGGGGCCGAGGTCCATGGCATGGCCCAGCTCAATAGTTCGGAGGAGCGAATCGGCTCCCAGAACCGCTGGGTGCTGGTCTGGCAGGAGGACGACCGAGAGGTGGAGCTGCCGGTGAGCGGCCTGGCCCTCGACCACGATCCGTCGCCGGATGGCCGCACTTGGGGGATCACCGACGGGTCGGCGGGGCTGCGCGGCGAGACGATCAAGACCGACAACCTGGCCGAGATCAAGGAGCTGATCGCGCAATTCGCCGCCGGGGCCGCTCAATCCCTCGCCCAGAACGAAGTCCAGTCGGCACTCACCGCGAACGGCACCGTCATCGTCCAGCAGAACAACGGCCTGACCCAAGCCCTAGCTCAGGGGGCGCAGAACGCCGCCAGCCTCTACGCCCAGCAGATCGCCGAGGCGGTACGGCGGGACGGCATCTTCGTCCGGGTGCCCGCGGGGACCGATTTCTACCTCTACGTCACGCAGACGCTCGACGCGAGCCAGGCCCGGGCCGGGGCGACGCTCGCCGCCGGGTCGAATCCCGCCCTTTCCGACTCCGCCGCCCGTCCGGCGGCCCAACCCCTCACCCCCTCCCATCCATGAAGCGA is a window of Verrucomicrobium sp. DNA encoding:
- a CDS encoding TrbI/VirB10 family protein, encoding MNVHRLEFLWKGQFGRFVLAGIAFGLVLGGVLYWKARHPRTDTVKNGPAQNAQASQSTVTTLDNGIPVFHAPAPRRAAATTQPHRSGNLPTSFLAFPISDRPQLGAAYAAYGRLIRCKLVITVDSNRIQTPILGTVLEDVYSVTHQLVVPAGAEVHGMAQLNSSEERIGSQNRWVLVWQEDDREVELPVSGLALDHDPSPDGRTWGITDGSAGLRGETIKTDNLAEIKELIAQFAAGAAQSLAQNEVQSALTANGTVIVQQNNGLTQALAQGAQNAASLYAQQIAEAVRRDGIFVRVPAGTDFYLYVTQTLDASQARAGATLAAGSNPALSDSAARPAAQPLTPSHP